A single window of Oncorhynchus keta strain PuntledgeMale-10-30-2019 chromosome 34, Oket_V2, whole genome shotgun sequence DNA harbors:
- the LOC127915250 gene encoding interleukin-11-like, with protein MKLLVDSSSSLLLSLLLAQLPLFTSAVPAPYRRPNVVHELDRLANQTKNLRQITADLLKEHAFETDPEQHRFKSLPLMNNRASDINSLEMRTTLSQLHADLKSFEHHFAWLSRASRKHHHPALPKLGQMMSLIKSLTSMLEHQMMRVDAQRLSPPSPSMPPPPPSQFDVLQSSQELLLQFRLFCDWAQRVFSVLSTKSKMSAVQ; from the exons ATGAAAT TGCTTGtcgactcctcctcctctctgctgctCTCGCTGCTATTGGCCCAGCTTCCTTTATTTACGTCTGCCGTCCCCGCCCCCTACCGGAGGCCGAACGTCGTGCACGAACTGGATAGATTGGCCAATCAGACGAAGAATCTGAGACAGATCACAGCAGATCTATTG AAGGAACATGCGTTCGAGACAGACCCAGAACAGCATAGATTTAAGTCCCTGCCACTAATGAACAACAGGGCCAGTGACATCAACTCCCTTGAG atgagaaccactctctctcagctccaCGCAGACTTGAAGTCATTTGAGCACCATTTTGCCTGGTTGAGCAGAGCATCAAGGAAACACCACCACCCTGCTCTCCCTAAACTGGGACAGATGATGTCACTCATCAAGTCTCTCACCAGCATGCTAGAGCATCAG ATGATGAGAGTTGATGCTCagcgtctctctcctccctctccctcgatgccgcctcctcccccctcccagtTTGATGTGTTACAGTCTTCCCAGGAGCTGCTACTACAGTTCAGACTCTTCTGTGATTGGGCCCAACGAGTGTTCTCAGTGCTCAGTACAAAGTCCAAAATGTCTGCAGTACAATGA